The following nucleotide sequence is from Deinococcus radiopugnans ATCC 19172.
GGGTGGGCGAGTTTAATAGCGGCGTGTACCTGATGGACTCGCGGGCCGGGGAACTGGCGCACCGCATCGGCAACGACAACGCGGCGGGCGAGTATTACCTGACGGATCTGCTGGGCCTGTACCGCGCCGAGGGCGAGGCCGCCCACGCCTTCAAGCTCACGGACCCCGACGAGGTGATGGGCGCGAATGACCGCGCGGGTCTGGCCGACCTGGAGATGATCCTGCGCCGCCGCATCAACGCCCGGCACATGCGCGCGGGCGTGACCCTGCAAGACCCCGAGCGCATCAGCATTGAGGACAGTGTGGTCCTGGGCCGTGACGTGACCCTGGAACCCGGCGTGATCCTGCGCGGCCAGACGGTGCTGGGCGAGAACGTGACCGTGGGGGCCTACAGCGTCGTCACCGACAGCGTGCTGGAGGCTGGGGTGGTGGTCAAGGCCCACAGCGTGCTGGAGGGCGCGCACGTCGGCGCCGGCAGCGACGTCGGGCCGTTTGCCCGCCTGCGCCCCGGCACCGTGCTGGGCGAGGGCGTGCATATCGGCAACTTCGTGGAGACCAAGAACGCGCGGCTGGACGCCGGGGTCAAAGCCGGACATCTGGCCTACCTGGGCGACGTTCAGATCGGCGCGGAGACCAACGTCGGCGCGGGCACCATTGTCGCCAACTACGACGGCGTCAACAAGCATCCCAGCGTGGTCGGCGCGGGCGTCTTCATCGGCAGCAACAGCACCATCATCGCCCCGCGCACGGTGGGCGACGCCGCCTTTATCGCCGCTGGAAGTGCCGTCCACGACGACGTCCCGGAGGGCGCGATGGCCGTGGCCCGTGGCAAACAGCGCAACATCGAGGGCTGGTCCCGGCGCTACTGGGGCGGCCTGCGCGACAAGGTGCAGAAAAAGTTGCCGTGGCTGGCCGGTTGGCTGGAACGGCAGGAATAAAGCAAGACACAGGAGGGGGGGCCATGACAACCGACATGCCCCCCCCTCCTGTGTTCGTCTTGCGTGTCAGCGCGAACGCAACGTTGTCTGCACCGCACTCATGAACTCGCCGCGGGTGCGCGGGTCGTCGCGGAACACGCCGCGCATGGCGCTGGTGGTGGTGGACGAGTTCTGCTTCTGCACGCCGCGCATCGCCATGCACAGATGGGTGCCTTCCATCAGCACGGCCACGCCCTTGGGGTCCAGCAGTTCCTGAACGGCGTCGGCCAGTTGCGTGGTGATGCGCTCCTGCACCTGCAGGCGGCGGGAATACAGGTCCACGATGCGCGCGAACTTGCTCAAGCCCAGAATCTTCCCGTCGGGGATATAGGCGATGTGCGCACGGCCGTAGAAGGGCAGCATGTGATGCTCGCACATGGAGTAGAACTCGATGTCCTTGACGATCACCATCTCGCTGCCCTCGGCCTCGAAGACGGCGTTTCCGGCGGCCTCCTCCAGCGTCATGCGGTAGCCGTCGGTCAGGAAGTTCCAGGCCTTGGCCACGCGGTGGGGGGTCTTCAAGAGGCCCTCGCGCTGCGGATCCTCGCCCACTGCCGCCAGCCACTGCCCGGTCAGGGCGCTCAGGCCAGGCAGTTCCAGCTCTTCTTGCATGAACGGATCAGCGGCGATGTCGACATCGGGGACGTTCGTGGTCATCGGGCCAGTATGGGGTGTGGCCTGGCGGATTGAACGTAACTTCGGTTAAAAGTCCAACATCGTCAGCCTGTCCTGCCCCCCTGCCCCCCTGCCCCCCAGCGGACCCGGCGGCATCCTTGCCTCACTTGTCTCACCAGCCAGCCTAGAATCGGGGGCGTGCCTTTCTCCCTCTCCTCCGGTTCTGCCGTCCCTGTGCGTGGTCTGCACCTTCTCTTGCTGGGCGCCAGTCTGCTGGGCTGCGGCGCGCAGGCGCAACTGTGGCAGACGCCGCAGGTCACGGCGAAACAGCCGCTGCTGGCGGGGTACACCGCTGCGGGCCATGTCTTCAGGAAGAAAGACACCACCTTCACGCTGGACGTGGTGGCCGAGCGGGTGGTGGGCGTGCTGGTGGAGACCACCAACACCGCCGACCTGGCACGCGGGTTCGGCGTGGCCTGGGACATGACCGAGAAGGACCTGCCAGAACTGCAAAAAAACCTGACCTCGCCGGGCGTTCTGATGTCTGCTCTCCGGGGAATTGTCGATGTGGCCGACGAGTACGGCACCAGTGTCCTCGCGTTGCGGCGAACCGGAGTGGGCTGGAAGGCGTACCTGACCCTCAACATCCTGCCCGAAAGCACCTTTCCCCGCAGCGCCAACGTGACCGGGCAGGCCAGCGCCCCCAACGTCATCCACCTCATGAGCGACTTTCAGTGTCCGTACTGCCAGGACCTGTGGACCGGCGATCTGGCGGGATGGCGCAAACAGCCGGGCCAGTACCGCGTCGTGTACCACCAGTTTCCGCTGGATTTCCACAAGAATGCCTTCGCCGCCGCCGAAGCCTCCGAGTGCGCCGCCGCCCAGGGGCAGTTCTGGCCGTACTCGGACCGTCTGTTCGAGCGTTTCAACCAGTGGACCCGTCTGGAGACTGTCAGGGCCACCGAGAAATTTGCCCTCTACGCCAAAGAGGGCGGGCTGAACGTCGCCGCCTTCAAAACGTGCATGGGCAAACACACCACCCAGGCCGAAATCAAACGGCAGCTGGCCAGCAAGGAAACCGCCTTCGTGAGCGGCACGCCGACGGTCTATCTGAACGGCATCAGGCTGCTGGAACGCAGCGCGGAGGAACAGCAAGCGGTGCTGGCCGTGACCCGCGCCGTGCCCAGCGCCGGGACTGTGATCGAGGGGCGACTCAGGGCGTTCCGTTAAACGGCAAAAGGGCCGCCCCCGGTTCCCCGGCAGGCGGCCTCTCCCCCTTTGCGGCTAGCTGCGGCTCTTGTAGCGTTCCAGCAGCTCGGTCTTCAGCTCGTCAAAGGGCACGCCCTTGCGCTCGCGGTGGCCGTCGGGCCAGCGCTCACGGGTGCTGACCTGCCGGGCCTCCTGCTCTTTGTCGCCCACCACCAGAATCATGGGAATCTTGGACAGTTCGGCGTTGCGCACCTTGGCCTGCATCCGGTTGGAGCTGTCGTCCACCTCGGCGCGCAGACCCGCCGCGTGCAACTCGGCGCGCAGTTCCTCGGCGTAGGCATTGTGGCGATCCGCGATGGGCACGATGGCGATCTGGCGCGGGGCCAGCCACAGCGGAAAGTCCCCGGCGTAATGCTCGATCAGGATGCCCACGAAACGTTCCAGGCTGCCGAAGGGGGCGCGGTGGATCATCACCGGGCGGTGATCCTGACCGTCCTCGCCCACATATGAGATGTCGAAGCGCTCGGGCAGGTTGTAATCCACCTGAATGGTGCCCAGCTGCCACTCGCGGCCCAGCACGTCCTTGACCACAAAGTCCAGCTTGGGGCCATAGAAGGCGGCGTCGCCCGGCTCGATGCTGTAGGGCAGGCCCACTTCCTCCACGGCCTGAATAATCTGGTCTTCCGCCAGTTGCCAGTTGGCGGCGTCGCCCACGTACTTGTCGTCCTCCGGGTCACGGGTGCCGACGCGGAAGCGCACGTCGTTCATGCCGAAGGTGCGCAACACCAGCACGGTCAGGTCCAGTACGTCCAGAAACTCTTTCTTGAGTTGATCCGGGCGGCAGAAGATGTGGGCGTCGTCCTGCGTGAAGCCGCGCACCCGCGTTAATCCGTTCAGCTCGCCGGACTGCTCGTAGCGGTAGACCGTGCCGAACTCGGCCAGCCGTACCGGCAGGTCACGGTAACTGCGCGGCTTGCTGTCGTAGATGCGGACGTGGTGCGGGCAGTTCATCGGCTTGAGCATGTACTGCTCGTCGTCCACGGTGATGGGCGAGAAGTTGCTGTCGGAGTAGTTCTGGTAATGCCCGGATGTTTTGTACAGCTCCAGATTGCCGATATTGGGGGTGATGACGCCCTGGTAGCCGCGCTGGAACTGCTGCTCCTTGAGAAAGGCCGCCAGCTCCTCGCGCAGGATCGTGCCGTTGGGCAGCCACAGCGGCAGGCCCTTGCCCACCAGCGGATCGATGGTAAACAGTTCCAGCTCGCGGCCCAGCTTGCGGTGATCGCGCCGCTTGGCCTCTTCCAGCCGCTCCAGGTATTCGTCCAGCTCTTTTTGCGAGGCGAAGGCCACCCCGTACACCCGCTGGAGAATCGGGTTCTTCTCGTTGCCGCGCCAGTACGCGCCGCTGGTGCTGGTCAGCTTGAAGGCCGTGGGCAATTTGCCCGTGTTCGGGAAGTGCGGCCCCCGGCACAGGTCCACGTAGTCGCCCTGCGTGTAGAAGGTAATGGGCTGATCGTCCGGCAGCTCGGAAATCAGCTCCACCTTGTAAGGATCGAAGCCGAACTGCTCCAGCGCCTGCGCCTTGCTGACCTCGCTGCGGGTGATGTCCAGCCCGCGCCCGATGATCTCGCGCATGATCTTCTCGATCTCGGGCAGTTCCTCCTCGCTGAGCGGTTCGGGCAGGTCAAAGTCCTGGTAAAAGCCGTTCTCGATGCTGGGGCCGACGCCGCGCTTGACCGCCTCACGGGGATAACCCTTGCGCTCGTAGTACTCGCCCACCGCCTGACTCATGGCGTGGCCCAGCGAGTGCCGGAAGACGCTCTGCGCCTGCCCCGGATTCTTCTTGGTGATCAGGCTGATCTCGGCGCCGTCGGGCAGCGGGGTCTGCAAATCGGTCAGCACGCCGTTGGCGGTGGCGGCCAGGGCGTCCTGGGCCAGCCGGGGGCCAATCGCCTGTGCGGCGTCGAGGGCGGTGGCGCCCTGCGGTAATTCCAGTTGTTTTCCATCGGGAAGAGAAACGTGCATGGTTTTAACTCCTTGGTTGAGCACAAAAAAGCCCGGTCTGGCCGCGAGGTCAGCACAACGCCTGAAAACCGGTAAAAGGCTTTCAGGCGCGTGGAGTTCGCGTGTTCAGACCGAGGTGCTGGGGCATCCGCCGCCACACGGCTGCCATCACCAGACC
It contains:
- the glmU gene encoding bifunctional UDP-N-acetylglucosamine diphosphorylase/glucosamine-1-phosphate N-acetyltransferase GlmU; the protein is MTAYRRPLDVVILAAGQGTRMNSALPKVLHPVAGRPMVTWAVKAAQALGARNVVVVTGHGAEQVEAALATQHVMFARQEQRLGTGHAFLCGIDALSAALPAGGQEDADVLVLYGDTPLLRSTTLEAMLEDHRARGSALTLLTGELPDATGYGRIIRDAQGEVERIVEQKDATPEQERVGEFNSGVYLMDSRAGELAHRIGNDNAAGEYYLTDLLGLYRAEGEAAHAFKLTDPDEVMGANDRAGLADLEMILRRRINARHMRAGVTLQDPERISIEDSVVLGRDVTLEPGVILRGQTVLGENVTVGAYSVVTDSVLEAGVVVKAHSVLEGAHVGAGSDVGPFARLRPGTVLGEGVHIGNFVETKNARLDAGVKAGHLAYLGDVQIGAETNVGAGTIVANYDGVNKHPSVVGAGVFIGSNSTIIAPRTVGDAAFIAAGSAVHDDVPEGAMAVARGKQRNIEGWSRRYWGGLRDKVQKKLPWLAGWLERQE
- the folE gene encoding GTP cyclohydrolase I FolE, which produces MQEELELPGLSALTGQWLAAVGEDPQREGLLKTPHRVAKAWNFLTDGYRMTLEEAAGNAVFEAEGSEMVIVKDIEFYSMCEHHMLPFYGRAHIAYIPDGKILGLSKFARIVDLYSRRLQVQERITTQLADAVQELLDPKGVAVLMEGTHLCMAMRGVQKQNSSTTTSAMRGVFRDDPRTRGEFMSAVQTTLRSR
- a CDS encoding DsbA family protein, whose product is MPFSLSSGSAVPVRGLHLLLLGASLLGCGAQAQLWQTPQVTAKQPLLAGYTAAGHVFRKKDTTFTLDVVAERVVGVLVETTNTADLARGFGVAWDMTEKDLPELQKNLTSPGVLMSALRGIVDVADEYGTSVLALRRTGVGWKAYLTLNILPESTFPRSANVTGQASAPNVIHLMSDFQCPYCQDLWTGDLAGWRKQPGQYRVVYHQFPLDFHKNAFAAAEASECAAAQGQFWPYSDRLFERFNQWTRLETVRATEKFALYAKEGGLNVAAFKTCMGKHTTQAEIKRQLASKETAFVSGTPTVYLNGIRLLERSAEEQQAVLAVTRAVPSAGTVIEGRLRAFR
- the thrS gene encoding threonine--tRNA ligase, with the protein product MHVSLPDGKQLELPQGATALDAAQAIGPRLAQDALAATANGVLTDLQTPLPDGAEISLITKKNPGQAQSVFRHSLGHAMSQAVGEYYERKGYPREAVKRGVGPSIENGFYQDFDLPEPLSEEELPEIEKIMREIIGRGLDITRSEVSKAQALEQFGFDPYKVELISELPDDQPITFYTQGDYVDLCRGPHFPNTGKLPTAFKLTSTSGAYWRGNEKNPILQRVYGVAFASQKELDEYLERLEEAKRRDHRKLGRELELFTIDPLVGKGLPLWLPNGTILREELAAFLKEQQFQRGYQGVITPNIGNLELYKTSGHYQNYSDSNFSPITVDDEQYMLKPMNCPHHVRIYDSKPRSYRDLPVRLAEFGTVYRYEQSGELNGLTRVRGFTQDDAHIFCRPDQLKKEFLDVLDLTVLVLRTFGMNDVRFRVGTRDPEDDKYVGDAANWQLAEDQIIQAVEEVGLPYSIEPGDAAFYGPKLDFVVKDVLGREWQLGTIQVDYNLPERFDISYVGEDGQDHRPVMIHRAPFGSLERFVGILIEHYAGDFPLWLAPRQIAIVPIADRHNAYAEELRAELHAAGLRAEVDDSSNRMQAKVRNAELSKIPMILVVGDKEQEARQVSTRERWPDGHRERKGVPFDELKTELLERYKSRS